In Erigeron canadensis isolate Cc75 chromosome 6, C_canadensis_v1, whole genome shotgun sequence, the following are encoded in one genomic region:
- the LOC122605097 gene encoding ER lumen protein-retaining receptor — protein sequence MNIFRLAGDMTHLASVLVLLLKIHTIKSCAGVSLKTQELYALVFATRYLDIFTDFISVYNTVMKLIFLGSSFSIVWYIRRHKIVRRSYDKDQDTFRHYILIIPCLLLALLIHEKLTFKEVMWTFSLYLEAVAILPQLVLLQRTRNIDNLTGQYVFLLGAYRSLYILNWIYRYFTEPHYVHWITWIAGLVQTLLYADFFYYYFESWKNNVKLQLPA from the exons ATGAATATATTCAGATTAGCAGGTGATATGACTCATCTCGCCAGCGTCCTCGTTTTACTTCTCAAAATTCACACTATCAAATCATGCGCTG GTGTTTCACTGAAGACTCAGGAGCTCTATGCACTAGTCTTTGCTACTCGCTACTTGGATATATTCACAGACTTCATTTCAGTCTATAATACTGTTATGAAGTTAATTTTTCTTGGAAGCTCTTTCTCTATCGTATGGTATATAAGGCGCCACAAGATTGTCCGTAGATCTTATGATAAAGATCAAGACACCTTTCGACATTATATTCTCATAATTCCTTGTTTGCTGTTGGCTCTACTTATTCACGAGAAGCTTACTTTCAAAGAG GTAATGTGGACATTTTCTTTATACTTGGAAGCTGTCGCCATACTTCCCCAGCTGGTTTTGCTGCAAAGAACTAGAAACATTGACAATTTGACTGGCCAATATGTATTTCTTTTAGG AGCATACCGGTCATTGTACATTTTGAACTGGATCTACCGTTACTTCACTGAGCCTCATTATGTCCATTGGATCA CTTGGATTGCAGGCCTAGTCCAAACATTGCTTTATGCTGATTTCTTCTACTACTACTTTGAAAG CTGGAAGAACAATGTAAAACTCCAATTACCAGCTTGA
- the LOC122605525 gene encoding ankyrin repeat-containing protein NPR4-like has translation MDYDDTTSIHNLPIYKAAINNDWDTVENTFNIYPDKLDAKITYWWERPLHIAIGTNSSHQFVNKIIEKIVDTDVQKLRAKSWWGNTALHYAAKVGNTAGARLLVSKDPGIAQISNRDGHTALKLAAWYGREDTLKYLLEVTKDEPGEDGTSPYTGVSGADLVTLTLTSSFCDVALFLVKKYPNLVAQKDRNGQTALEVLATKPHVFPSGSQLQYFQHLIYSWIPVNLENASDYPLRSLIFSLILLVAPCTKNLYNMKLKHLQTLKLVERMCLIVIEKGSHNIAWDILGTAVSTAVKFGIYELIKVCVETYPDIVWYEDGGFYLFIAAIRYRQEKVFNLAYRMTGHKVFAATANSNQDNPLHIAARLSPLPRLKTVSGAALQMQRELQWFKEVEKHVEPMYKEALNKDLKTPRMVFTEEHKDLLDEGETWMKDTSSSSTVVGALVVTMAFAAAFTVPGGNDSAGLPLFLEDGIFLLFIVSDAIALFASTTSVLMFLAILTSRYAEEDFFYALPKRMMIALVSLFLSLAATMIAFSATLALVLQDEISWIAAPVILFASVPVTLFAMLQFPLLVELVYSTYGPSIFLNI, from the exons ATGGACTATGATGACACCACATCAATCCACAATCTCCCCATCTACAAAGCTGCGATCAACAATGATTGGGACACCGTGGAGAACACTTTTAACATTTATCCTGATAAACTCGATGCAAAAATTACCTATTGGTGGGAAAGACCACTGCACATAGCAATTGGAACCAACTCTTCCCACCAGTTTGTTAATAAAATCATCGAAAAGATTGTGGATACAGACGTTCAGAAACTGAGGGCCAAAAGCTGGTGGGGAAACACCGCCCTTCACTATGCTGCCAAGGTCGGGAACACTGCAGGTGCTAGGCTATTGGTATCAAAAGATCCGGGAATTGCCCAGATTTCTAATAGAGACGGGCACACTGCCCTAAAGCTGGCAGCATGGTATGGTCGAGAAGATACACTCAAGTACTTATTGGAGGTGACTAAAGATGAGCCTGGGGAGGATGGTACCAGTCCATACACTGGGGTTTCTGGTGCTGATCTAGTAACCCTCACCCTAACTTCCAGTTTTTGTG ATGTAGCCCTCTTTCTAGTCAAAAAGTACCCGAATTTGGTTGCACAGAAAGATAGGAATGGTCAGACTGCCTTAGAAGTGCTGGCTACAAAACCACATGTTTTTCCTAGTGGAAGTCAGCTACAGTACTTCCAGCATCTCATTTACTCAT GGATTCCTGTGAACCTTGAAAACGCATCAGACTACCCCTTGAGGTCGCTTATCTTTTCGTTGATCCTACTGGTAGCCCCGTGtactaaaaacttatataatatGAAACTAAAGCATTTGCAGACATTAAAGCTTGTGGAGCGAATGTGTTTGATTGTCATAGAAAAAGGCAGTCATAATATAGCATGGGATATCCTAGGAACTGCAGTATCTACAGCTGTAAAATTTGGGATTTATGAACTTATAAAAGTGTGTGTTGAGACTTATCCAGATATAGTTTGGTATGAAGATGGAGGGTTCTACTTGTTCATTGCTGCCATAAGATATCGTCAAGAAAAAGTTTTTAATCTTGCATACCGGATGACGGGGCATAAAGTTTTTGCAGCAACTGCCAATAGTAATCAAGACAATCCCTTGCATATAGCCGCAAGGTTGTCGCCTCTCCCCCGCCTTAAGACAGTTAGTGGTGCAGCTTTGCAAATGCAAAGGGAACTTCAGTGGTTCAAG GAAGTGGAAAAGCATGTGGAACCTATGTATAAGGAAGCTCTAAACAAAGATCTCAAGACACCTAGAATGGTATTTACTGAAGAGCATAAGGACTTACTTGACGAAGGAGAAACATGGATGAAGGACACATCATCCTCGTCTACGGTTGTGGGGGCACTCGTGGTCACAATGGCGTTTGCAGCAGCCTTTACAGTGCCAGGTGGCAACGACAGTGCCGGTTTACCACTCTTCCTAGAGGATGGAATCTTTCTCTTGTTTATAGTATCAGATGCCATTGCACTATTTGCTTCAACGACTTCCGTTTTGATGTTCTTGGCAATACTTACTTCCCGTTATGCAGAAGAAGATTTTTTCTATGCGCTACCTAAGAGGATGATGATTGCACTCGTGTCACTTTTTTTGTCACTTGCTGCCACAATGATAGCATTTAGTGCAACACTTGCATTAGTGCTTCAGGATGAAATATCATGGATAGCTGCACCTGTTATATTGTTTGCCTCGGTTCCAGTGACGTTATTTGCTATGCTTCAATTTCCTTTGCTAGTCGAGCTAGTCTATTCCACATACGGGCCAAGCATATTTCTCAATATATAA